One window of the Chryseobacterium camelliae genome contains the following:
- a CDS encoding DUF6263 family protein encodes MKNIAAIALISIALVSCKKETATVTKVDPKTGKTVTVQVPADSVAKVEANPAIKDSAGIYKQTFKLEKGKTYPLTTYQRDVKTMTDPKGKTLNGISESTDEMTFTVNDIKGNVYDITLNLIAKRNSQTSQGKTVVVDTKQPIPKEDDLKMIWNINRALTGNKLSMKMDDKGKVISITGFEPVYTKVSNAVGTLIKDADQKAGIVASLKETFNEKVLRDQFNKNLTIIPKKGVKIGEKWSTSENADAGGKIKVTSNYVLKSVGNGIAEISVTGGIPKKTEKQAQGPVTHSLSSELTQNGTIKFDENTGWITNQNINVKTTQVESISDGKQSQSMQSVTNSSVMVNPSAK; translated from the coding sequence ATGAAAAACATAGCAGCAATCGCGCTTATCTCCATAGCCCTGGTATCGTGTAAAAAAGAAACCGCTACAGTCACCAAAGTAGATCCCAAAACCGGCAAAACGGTTACGGTGCAAGTTCCCGCAGATTCTGTGGCGAAAGTGGAAGCCAATCCCGCCATTAAAGATTCAGCAGGCATTTACAAGCAGACCTTTAAACTTGAAAAAGGAAAGACCTATCCGCTGACCACTTACCAAAGAGATGTAAAAACGATGACTGACCCTAAAGGTAAAACCCTAAACGGGATCAGTGAGTCTACCGATGAAATGACGTTTACAGTGAACGATATCAAAGGCAATGTGTATGATATCACTCTTAACCTTATTGCCAAAAGGAATTCCCAGACTTCTCAGGGCAAAACCGTAGTGGTGGATACCAAACAGCCGATTCCTAAAGAAGATGACCTTAAAATGATCTGGAATATCAACCGTGCACTTACCGGAAACAAACTGAGCATGAAAATGGACGATAAAGGAAAGGTAATTTCAATTACCGGTTTTGAGCCTGTTTACACTAAAGTTTCCAATGCCGTGGGAACCCTGATCAAAGATGCCGACCAGAAGGCAGGTATCGTTGCCAGCCTGAAGGAGACCTTCAACGAAAAAGTACTGCGGGACCAGTTCAATAAAAACCTGACCATCATCCCTAAGAAGGGCGTGAAGATCGGGGAAAAATGGTCGACTTCTGAAAATGCGGATGCCGGAGGTAAAATTAAGGTAACTTCCAATTACGTCCTGAAAAGCGTAGGAAATGGCATTGCAGAAATTTCTGTGACCGGAGGGATCCCCAAGAAAACCGAAAAGCAGGCACAGGGTCCGGTTACCCACAGCCTGAGCAGCGAACTGACCCAGAACGGAACGATAAAGTTTGATGAAAACACGGGCTGGATCACCAACCAGAACATCAATGTAAAAACCACGCAGGTGGAATCCATTTCAGACGGAAAACAGTCACAGTCTATGCAGAGCGTAACCAATTCTTCCGTCATGGTAAATCCGTCTGCAAAATAA